The Lepeophtheirus salmonis chromosome 13, UVic_Lsal_1.4, whole genome shotgun sequence genome segment TAACCACTTTTGTAACTTGAATGAGCTTGGAAATAGCACCAAAGGATTTAACTAAACGATCACTTATCACTGGTTCTCAGTCAGCGCCATGTTGGTGAAATGACATAAAGAGATCAGCCGTTTTAGtttaaatgaatatacaaaTGATAAACCTGATATCACAAAATTTCGACAAGCTAGAGACAAGTAAGTATTAGGCAATTGCGATTCCTCTCATTTCTGTACACTTGTACATTAGACCGTCTTGTCTTCgactaaatattttaaccatGCATATAGGCATTTTCTGCTAGGGATAATAAAAAAGCTGACTTTGACTAAGTAATGGCCCCTTTggccattttaattaaatcaaaaaagggTTTTGGAGCCAAATGGTCCATTTTTAGgacgtatatataatatatatgcctcaaactttgaaaaaatccGTTTTTTGATTGTCTTTCTATGTgctgataaaattataaatatgaaaccTAAATTGGGTTAGTCTAAAAAGGTACCTACACACAATTCTTTCTTgaagaatatcatttttatgCTACCCTATAAAAATAGATCATCTACCCACTTACTTTAAGTTCTTCAATTGCTCCAAAATTGTCCTTGCCGTAAGTTTCAGGGAATGTTGGAAGGGGATTGAAAAGAAACGGTTTTTATTCGTTCATAAATATTACTTACGAATAGGGGCGTATATAACAAATCCTAATAAATGTGCAATACTCGTATCGTGACTTTTAAACAGTGTCAATGGGTCCTAATCGTGAGTCCTTCtctattacattatatttatggaGGCACCacgaaatttattcaaatagatGAGCCACAAAATGATATCCACACAAAACCAAATGCAAACAATTATAACAAGTTTGAATAAGCACGAGTATCTTAATGGGTTAAATATTTACCATGAATTCCATGGAGACTTTTTGTATAActcattttaatgaaattgaagGATCTTCTCAATGAAAATGATGATCAATGCTTCATTGAAATGCCTAAAGATCTTTTAACCATGATTACAAGTCATTAGCtgtattgtgtattttttgatatagagaattataatgtttcatttttgtattgctATATGTAAAACAAGATTTTTATCCTatgtaggattatatttatgtactgcACGCtttgaagatatttaaaatctttattttgaaataaataattatcatcttTATTTGTGAGCATGTAATTAAGAATCTTGGGGAAGGAgtgtatatgaatatatatgtatactacaAAATGAGCATAATTAGAGAAAATTCATAGGTATATAATTAGTTGAAGAAACTGAATAAGTTTCAATGATGTAATGGAAAGAAAATTAGAAGGTctttgaaagtttatttatacatgTTGAATGGAGATTAAtgaaaagtgattttattgatagagtatttttattttgtgtatggCTTCATATAAAAAGCAGTGGTCTATTGATACATCCGGAGCCCGTAAACAAAACTCACCAGGAATTGGTAGaaattataatgtgttttaAATGCTGGATAGTTTTAGACTCTTTAGTATAGCACTCCTTTTTGGTACTTCCTTCACCTATGAAGTTTGTATCACTAACCTAcaaacattttgattttaaacgCCTGATTATAGCTAACTAAAGTATTCCTAGCTAGCCTAGAGGTAGTTTATTGATATTAACTTGCTAGTAATTAAAACGTTAAGCTAAAACTACTAACTGTTTAGTAGAGTTCAAATGCTGAAAATTGAATGccaagcataaaaaaattatagtactAAACAGAGTCAGCTATTGGCTAAATAACGCTGatatatagctttaaaaacaCTGAAAACATCATAGCTAATATTGTAATGCTCTTTACTTACATATAGCTAGCTATATGCCAACTAAATGTTTGCTGGGTATATATATCTCTTCTAAAGACgtcataaatttacaaaatagtgcaatatttaaattgtaatcttcgtaaaaaatattccttatgTAGTATTTTGCTTCATTTTGACTATATTCATGGTAtaccggatggtccattgaaatctgaatgcttactaattcaataattaatgaaggttgagtgattaaaattaattcttatataggtatattaaaatctaaaattagtacaaaataaaacaaatctgagctctgtagcttaagtacaagtagagaaaatgacaactttaacgtgatcgacaaatttccatttgcacactccaagcagttgggcctCTCCAAGACCACCATCTATTCCGTCAGTAAgcccaaaacgttggagaggaagaagtgttctgtcaaaaaggacatactggacccggaggagtgaAATAAAACAGCTCAAGCCAATCCCCCAAGTCCATGTGGgtccatacaagagatctcggggtttcataccagactgtctagagagctatcaaaaaagtgggctGAAAGAGCCTTGacagggtggagaggccacttttggccatccctatagccctgatgccCACACCTCTACTACAACTTCTGATTGCATGTcaaagggaaggcctgcagtgtctgtcatccaaacacccaGGTCCTCAAGCACTGGtgcgccatgacagaggactatataCGCAACGGGGGCCAGGACCTCTGctgccgccgcctggaagctatcattgccgctCAGggcgactacattaatgattaagagatctgatacacacatctatttaaaatgttaattttgttgaaattctattgttaattaaaaattatattttgttgaagtttaacaTTCAAGGTGTTTAGATTTTAACGTACCACTCGGTAGCTATTGAGTCCACACTCGACTCCAGACCTCATGaccatgaaaatattttaactatttgttTTGGCATCCCATCATAGTAGCATTTATTAAGGcacacaataaaattaaatatttatagaaatggcTTTTGCTAAAAGTTAATGGAGCTCCATAATTACTTTCTCCTTCAAAATAATGTGtacatatagatatacatatacaaacatatcatttctttatttgaagTTAATTACTAACTTTGCTCTTCCACGACCTCACCTCCAGTAATTCCTCATTTATACGTAGgtacatatatgttatgtatgaaaaaaaacatatctctGAGAATATTTCTTAAATGCAAAACCAATCTCTCATTtccttatatacatacaaatatacgaatatattgtaattttgttaGTTTGCTATTTACCCTTTTTGAAGATAGTATTTTTAATCATCCTATCCTTTCTCAAAATCAAGGACGCCAAGATCTTATAAGGTCAAATCATGCCTATTGTTGTTATTATATACTATTAggtatctacatattataaccCTCCTCATTCATAGTAAGACTGTTATCTTTAGCAAAGTCCTTGATACccgaaaattaatatgttatatgtatcTATGATATTGGAACTGGAGATTGAAAGATCCAACacttatttgttatattatgttatatatatgcaattcttttgcaaaatatactaGTGAATGTAATAGGTTTGAAGAGGTGATGGTGTTAAGGGAAACCATTTTGATGGTATTTTCTTCTTAATGGGTACCATTAAGTTTGCATTTCTCACGGATGTAGTTTTAAAGACACTATTCTCATATTTCTTTTCCTCTACATTAGAATTTCCAACTCAaccaaaaatagaaaagtaatCAGCATGCCAGAAGACAGTCATCGGACACCAATGGCCTGGCAGCATCGGAACCAAATCAATAGTAACGGGTATAATTCTAGCTCAATGGAGATGGGACGTAAGGATCCTCGTGGCCCGAGCAAGTATGGCACCAATAGCCATCATCCTCATCAAAGCACCAATGGTACGAATATCCATGCACACCATGGGCATCATCCTCTTTCTCCACCCACTCCTAACTCGAATCGATATGCCAAAGCACCAAATACTCCCTCTTCCGCTCATTCCAGAAATACCATGAGAAACGATGGACGTAGGGATTTACGAGAATCATCAACAGACAGGTAATAAACATGATGATGATTTGTTGTGTGTGTTTTGAAGCGTTGAGACATGCATGTAACTTGTGTGACGGTAGTTAgtccaatattattttttccctgcGTTATAAGATGACATATggtgtattttgttttgtacaaATGTACTAACTAAGTAGGTAAATAATGAAGCTGGTAAAAAGGAGTCATAACAgtctataaaaagtttttactttCCTAATGTTATGGTTATAATTTAAGCATCAGACTCTCCCAAATGTCTCTTCATTTCTTgatgaacaaaaacaaacatcTATTCATCCCTGTTTCCCGTATTtcaaatgtgtttttatatgtacacacatagtatttatgtatgtggtttcaatatactataataactaagcatcataataaataaaaacttgtctTAATTGTGCATTTACCTCATCCACGATAGATATTCCCATGATGGTAGAAGCTCCAATAAAACCGCTCAGAGAAACCCACATCATCACCATCAGTCAGGCTTTAGAAACCACCGATCTGAGGGAGGAGGTAGTGCGGGTGGTGGAAAAGCTTCCTATTTGCGTTCACATCACTCTCCCAGCTCAACTGATGATACTGTTGAAGAGACAACAGAAACTGAATCTCAAGTGAATGACATTGCTCGAAGTACAAGTGAATATGGACGACAACCGCCAGTGTAAGATgtgacatatatattatgtttagacttaggatttttgagCGACTTTTTTGGTCGAAATGAGTAACAAAAAAGAGcactaataatttgaaaatgagtaccaaaagatcaaaattgagcaatttttaattaaacaaaaatggtGTTTTATGGCGAtgatttaaagtaattagtgttattttatatttattcataaattttgctgtattatttcgacaaatcaagattttagaaatattttcttaaatataatttttgtgttcGATCTGTATTGATCGTTTTAACATACTGAAACCCCGTTCAACGCTCAAATTAGTAATTGGATCAAGTTTGATGTAGGTGAGTTCTTCAGCAGTCTTGTTAGACGGAGACATCTCATCATTACCAGCACTGATTATATACCACCCcccatttttgtataaatggaaGATCGGGATTTTGCAATTTGgcgaaaaaagtatttatcctttgttgcaagattcaggagattattcaacagtcaattttggCCCAAATTTGCCCTTTCTCTAATTGGCTGTTGTCAGAATCTGACACCCTCACAAGTCCGATCATGCAATCATAACCCTGATTACACATAGCTTTACCTCTAAAAAGGGACCATGATGAAGGAAGGTTTTTGCAGGCGGATTTTCCCTCCTAAAATATAGTCAaagaatcatcaaaagctgttgtgcTCTCTAAATAGAATccaaattttctatatttatttgatatctattgaatttattgaaatgaaCAATTTTCACACGAAAAAGGTCAGAGTTAACAATTTTTGTGCCACTGAGTGATAGTTCAGAAATACTAAGTCCAATTATGATATTCCTTGTACAAATGTATGCACCCATAACCAATCTCTCATCTTTCACTTTTCAGCGTTCATGGTTATCCCTATCCCGTGGCCTACCAGACACCTCCTATTATGGCCCCAGCAAATCCATTTGTTGGCCAACAACTCATGATGGCACCTAACGGCTCTATTCGATCGGTTCATTCAATGCCAGTCCTTACACCTGGGACTAGTTCCCAAACCTGGGATGGGGAACCCTGTCCGGTGCATCATTCCAACGTGGCCATGCCCCTCGCAGCACTCTATGGCATGGGACAGCATCATCCTCGCTTAGGTCACTCCTCTGTTCCACCTTCTGTTATTTCTGGACCCCCTACGACTGTTAGAAGAGCAAGATCTATTGCAGAGATGTCGGCTATTACGAATCGTCTAGATTCCAAATCTTTTCATGGCTCTATGAATTTGAATCCACGGATTGTTCTAGCCGAAAACGGAGCTCCGTCGACTCTTCCGGTTAGGGAGGCAGCAAAGATGAGAAACGGTACATTGACTCGAAGTACTGTTGGAGTGCCTGATAAAACAAACTATTCATCTGACATTCATTGTTGCTCTGGGAGTTTTATAGTCATGTGGATTATTTTGGGCATCATTACGTTTGGTATTTTACTTGGAATTGTTCTCAAGTTTACAGTCACGTAATCCCTTAACtctatttaaagcattaataaaacaaCTTAAGAGGTCCAAGAAGAAATCGAATTCCTAAATATATCatcaatattatcaatttcCTCTCCATTCTACATTTTTAGTACTCTCAAATTGTCGGAAACTTTCTCTTTTCATtgcgttcaaaaatgaaaatctttCCAATAGTATACTATCTCTTCTGGATTTgacttttttacttatattcatatccataaatattttcatatcttatttaaaatgtattagctttaaaggttttgaaaattcatattttatttagaaaatattaaatagttacGCGTTTTGTATTTGTggtttcataattattttatttatatgtgtcaagatatcaattataaaaaaatggttttagtaAATGGTATTTCtactattaaattgaatatataattcataaattagcACCATAATGAGAGAAAAAACTCTTAGTCtaagctaaaaaatatttacgagtgtggtagtaatttttttagttattatttttcttagttataCAATATgacagattattttattatgacaaaGTTTATATGGTTAATTTATCGagagattaaatatttttataacgcATATAGCTTTTAAAATGTGCTATAAAATTATGTCTTTGAAACTAATgctcaaatatataatacttttttatatttacatatgcggttaaataaaatctttgttGTTCCAAACGTTGgtatgttattattttagaacGTAGACGAAAATAATCCTTTTGATGTTTGTCTTTTATTGAATTTCACTTAATTCTAATGCATTTGTATATTTCGGTGATTTCATCCCTTGTTAGTGTATTTCATGTGTGtttgattaattaaagtatatttgaatatattttaacgtAGAAACATCATCTAAATCACATCTATAACGTTTATAGAAGTTTTTTGGCTGGTCAAATACTGGCTGTAGTTTGCCAATAACTAATTTGGTCACTTTTTGCCATTAAGGTCCTCCAACATTGGTTAGACTCTATCTGGAAAGATGAAAGAGAGTAAACTTGATAACGATCCAAGACATCTTTATATGGAAAACGGGCAATGATAGTCAGAAACACACACCAATCTGAGAGTACGATTGATTAAAACTACATCAAACTATTGTCCTCTTggtaatttgtttgtttatttttatgatagaaTTATGAAATTTGATTATCTACAGGAACTGGAATTTTCATGTTGGCCAAAGTAATTAAAACATGTTTGCTATATGAATCCAGTCATGTATTGAttcacatataataaaaaattatttaaatatattatttttgaagtggCATTAGCGAAATATCACAATATGTTCAATATTTCCTTAATTACTtctaaaattatgattaattgatatttccatatttttaatattttgcatgatcaaaaagtgactaattaaatattttgtgtttaaatatataagcaaACTTCACAAATTGATCGAAACCCATTAATATTCGGcatgcaaattattttatttttcaagataagCTGATAAAGATGTCGTAAGCATATTATTAACAGCTTAAATGaaagaaagtattattttttctgtaccCACTACacttttgttatattaataacattattttgtaaggtttacacaaaaaaaaacttgtatgaTTGACTGTCCCATGTTAATACCGTGTCtggagacatttttatacaagttacaaaatTTCAGATTTTATCAAAAGCAAATTTTGTGTGTTAAAAATCGATGTAAAGAACAAGTAAAATGTAAGTCAAAGAAAGACAAATAtccaaagtatttattttgggtACTAATctataacactatgcaacaaaatgaaagtCTTGGAGCGCCGCAGGCTGGACcccacaattattattgttcttaaGTCATAcaacacgaaaatgaccattaataCTTACATGTTTCATAAACTAAACTAATTAGGTTacgtgaatatatattacaataatattccgggAAGAATTGACTCCTTTAtatctatcaattaatcaaCTTTGAATATGAAGTATCTATAAACTTTTACTTAAACTTAAACTTAttcatattagtatatattattacttcaaAACTCATGAAGAGGTCAATTTTCCCCCGGAATATTATGGTAATCTGTATTCAACGCAACCTAACCAgcggattttattaaaattccttaataaatatgaaaactaaattgacaaaaatcaatcaaaaagtgTTCTACGGcttgaataacaataatatgtaTGGGTTTCAGACTGCGTGcaaaatgctgttgcatggtGTAATAGTTATAATCCACTATATTGTGGCTAAAACTTCTAAGAAGATGTCGGACATGAAATTAATTTAGTCACCCCTCCCTCGTCTTCCAATAATTGAAATGTAATAGCCAAATGGCTTAATTGTTTGTTTGATAAGATTTATATGAAAGCCATGAAAAGATCTAAATCCCATATAGGTGGTGGAGTAGCCCAACTTTCTCGTATTTTCCcgaaaatttactccaaaatttttgtggatatttcGAGAAATCCAGCAGTAGAATAGAAAATAAGTATAAGGAACCAAGAACTGAACATTTGGCGTATGATGGGGATTAATCCGactttcaaaattacatatttgatctCTCCAGTTTTGGCTCAGCTCAGAGAATAATTTGGATGCTCACCCCTCAATTTAGAAATGACTCAACCATTGATATAATTGtgcaaaatatgaataaaaagttattctttagaaatttaaaggacccctcaattttagaagaacgcgcaatcacacgagatattttaacagttaattttaagaattgctcaacgatggtagaataaaaattttcacttgttaattcttcaaaatattattcaatgccaTGCCCGGGGCACGTTAAGATGCCCCCTAAATTTTGATGCAGCTGTGAATGGACTCTGGGAGCTGCATTGTAAGCGTTTGGCCCTCCCTAtgggttggaaaagaaaaatggggATTTCTCTGAGtggaataaatgatgataaaaagtttaccgtgcagttacaaatctctacatattttattaaatatactaggcccGGTAATGcatgtggaaaaatatataataacacacttcatgcgtttGTGAACTGTTCTGTCAtttatatcctaaaatattttgtatctatcaatctaaaagggctgacgaatgaggaagaaaaatatgttaaaggtcttccctttttggaatttcaaagaagaagggtggaacttctgaggtaacaagggctctggactttgtaattcttaattgtaaagccctcatcgctagccgactaactaactatcagcctattcgggaggatgagttgagaggtatcatcttggcagcttcatcccgctatgtctctctcacaatgaatattcctaaatcaggacgtgagtcatggaattttgcaggggaagaaatacagtaccttccatcaacttcacggaatcatcgaagtattttaaaaaggcttttaaaaaatttaacaaatatttatcataatttttaatttgcttgtttactgttgttttttcaaagattgatatttaattgaaattctaccccggagcattaagtataaactataatgtttatttatataatttttacccAATTGCTCCggttcat includes the following:
- the LOC121128206 gene encoding uncharacterized protein produces the protein MPEDSHRTPMAWQHRNQINSNGYNSSSMEMGRKDPRGPSKYGTNSHHPHQSTNGTNIHAHHGHHPLSPPTPNSNRYAKAPNTPSSAHSRNTMRNDGRRDLRESSTDRYSHDGRSSNKTAQRNPHHHHQSGFRNHRSEGGGSAGGGKASYLRSHHSPSSTDDTVEETTETESQVNDIARSTSEYGRQPPVVHGYPYPVAYQTPPIMAPANPFVGQQLMMAPNGSIRSVHSMPVLTPGTSSQTWDGEPCPVHHSNVAMPLAALYGMGQHHPRLGHSSVPPSVISGPPTTVRRARSIAEMSAITNRLDSKSFHGSMNLNPRIVLAENGAPSTLPVREAAKMRNGTLTRSTVGVPDKTNYSSDIHCCSGSFIVMWIILGIITFGILLGIVLKFTVT